In Thermosynechococcus sichuanensis E542, a single genomic region encodes these proteins:
- the clpB gene encoding ATP-dependent chaperone ClpB yields the protein MQPTDPTKFTDKAWEAIVKSQDVAREYRSQYLETEHLMIALLREEGLGQLILERADIDTEWILKRLMDFAKQQPRVPTGSELYCGRSLDALLDEANRLRQEQEDQFISVEHLLLAFVGDRRIGQRLFRALNCDREQLAATVKAIRGAQKVLDQNPENKYAALEKYGRDLTAAARQGKLDPVIGRDEEIRRVIQVLSRRTKNNPVLIGEPGVGKTAIAEGLAQRIINGDVPESLKNRRLISLDLGSLVAGAKFRGDFEDRLKAVLHEVTHSDGQIVLFIDELHTVVGAGANQNSSMDASNLLKPMLARGELRCIGATTLDEYRRYIEKDAALERRFQQVYIGQPSVEDTISILRGLKDRYEIHHNVKITDSALVAAAVLSDRYISDRFLPDKAIDLVDEAAAKLKMEITTKPAELEALERRLRQLEMEKLSLKQEESLPLSQVPLQATRDRLQRIEEEIAQLQPRQQAMQARWQAEKNLLERINSLKEEEDQVKLQIEQAERDYNLNKAAQLKYGRLETLQRELESTEAQLLELQAEGGTFLRDQVTEADIAEIVAKWTGIPLQKLMASERQKLLQLEQVLHQRVIGQADAVTAVAAAIRRARAGMKDPARPIGSFLFMGPTGVGKTELARALAEALFDDENALVRIDMSEYMEKHAVSRMIGAPPGYVGFDSGGQLTEAIRRRPYAVVLFDEVEKAHPEVFNVLLQVLDDGRVTDSQGRTVDFRNTVIIMTSNLGSEHILDLAGDDSRYEEMRQRVLQSAQKYFRPEFLNRIDDLILFHGLGRTELAQIAQIQLRRVENLLADQKIRLHLTPAALDHLVAVGFDPVYGARPLKRAIQRELENPLAVKLLEEVFAPGDTILVDLVDGELTFSAVNRAGAGDRDTVTAS from the coding sequence ATGCAACCAACGGATCCAACAAAGTTTACTGATAAAGCATGGGAAGCCATTGTTAAGTCCCAAGATGTAGCGCGGGAATATCGCAGCCAATATCTGGAAACAGAGCACCTGATGATTGCTCTCCTGCGGGAAGAAGGCCTAGGGCAACTAATCCTTGAACGAGCCGATATTGACACCGAGTGGATCCTCAAGCGGCTGATGGACTTTGCCAAGCAGCAACCTCGCGTGCCGACGGGGAGTGAACTGTACTGTGGCCGCAGTTTGGATGCTCTCCTTGATGAGGCCAATCGTCTGCGCCAAGAGCAAGAGGATCAGTTTATTTCTGTTGAGCATCTTTTGCTCGCCTTTGTGGGCGATCGCCGCATTGGTCAACGTCTTTTCCGCGCTTTGAATTGCGATCGCGAGCAGTTGGCAGCCACCGTCAAAGCGATTCGCGGTGCCCAAAAAGTTTTAGACCAAAACCCCGAAAATAAGTACGCGGCCCTTGAAAAGTACGGTCGTGATCTCACCGCCGCCGCTCGCCAAGGCAAACTGGATCCCGTCATTGGCCGTGATGAAGAAATTCGCCGCGTGATTCAAGTCCTCTCCCGCCGCACCAAAAATAATCCCGTGCTCATTGGTGAACCCGGTGTGGGTAAAACCGCCATTGCTGAAGGCCTTGCCCAGCGGATTATCAATGGAGATGTGCCAGAATCCCTGAAAAATCGGCGGTTGATCTCCCTTGATCTGGGGAGTTTGGTGGCGGGTGCCAAGTTTCGCGGCGACTTTGAAGATCGCCTCAAGGCCGTTCTCCACGAAGTGACCCATTCCGACGGCCAAATTGTCCTCTTTATTGATGAACTCCATACCGTGGTAGGTGCCGGTGCCAATCAAAACTCCTCGATGGATGCCAGCAACCTCCTGAAGCCGATGTTGGCACGGGGAGAATTGCGCTGTATTGGTGCTACCACCCTAGACGAGTACCGCAGGTATATTGAGAAGGATGCCGCTCTTGAGCGTCGCTTCCAGCAGGTGTATATCGGCCAGCCCAGCGTGGAGGATACGATCTCAATTTTGCGGGGTCTGAAGGATCGCTACGAAATTCACCACAATGTCAAAATTACTGACTCGGCATTGGTGGCAGCGGCGGTGCTCTCGGATCGGTATATTAGCGATCGCTTTTTGCCCGACAAGGCCATTGACCTTGTGGATGAAGCGGCGGCCAAACTGAAAATGGAAATCACCACCAAGCCCGCTGAACTGGAAGCCCTTGAACGGCGACTGCGCCAACTGGAGATGGAAAAACTCTCCCTCAAGCAGGAGGAAAGTCTGCCCCTGAGCCAAGTACCCCTGCAAGCCACCCGCGATCGCCTACAGCGCATCGAAGAGGAAATTGCTCAACTACAACCGCGACAACAGGCAATGCAAGCCCGCTGGCAAGCAGAAAAAAATCTCCTAGAGCGGATCAACAGCCTCAAGGAAGAGGAAGACCAAGTCAAGCTGCAAATTGAGCAAGCGGAGCGCGACTACAACCTCAATAAAGCTGCTCAACTCAAATATGGTCGCCTCGAGACACTGCAACGGGAACTGGAAAGCACCGAAGCACAACTTTTGGAACTTCAGGCCGAAGGTGGCACCTTTTTGCGCGATCAAGTGACCGAAGCCGACATTGCCGAAATTGTTGCCAAGTGGACAGGCATTCCGCTGCAAAAACTGATGGCCTCAGAACGGCAAAAACTCCTGCAACTGGAACAAGTCCTCCATCAGCGGGTGATTGGTCAAGCCGATGCCGTCACAGCCGTGGCCGCAGCGATTCGCCGAGCGCGAGCCGGTATGAAAGACCCTGCCCGTCCCATTGGTTCCTTTCTCTTTATGGGGCCGACGGGGGTTGGTAAAACAGAACTAGCCCGTGCCCTTGCTGAAGCCCTCTTTGACGATGAAAATGCCCTTGTGCGCATTGACATGTCGGAGTACATGGAAAAACACGCCGTCTCCCGCATGATTGGTGCTCCACCGGGGTATGTGGGCTTTGACAGTGGCGGGCAACTGACAGAAGCGATTCGCCGGCGTCCCTATGCCGTAGTGCTGTTCGATGAGGTGGAAAAAGCCCATCCAGAAGTCTTTAATGTGCTCTTACAGGTGCTCGATGATGGCCGCGTCACGGATTCCCAAGGGCGGACAGTGGACTTCCGTAATACCGTGATCATTATGACCAGCAACTTGGGCAGCGAGCATATTTTAGATTTGGCCGGGGATGACAGCCGCTATGAGGAAATGCGCCAACGGGTACTCCAAAGTGCGCAAAAGTATTTTCGCCCCGAATTCCTCAACCGCATTGATGATCTGATCCTCTTCCATGGCCTAGGGCGAACTGAACTGGCACAGATTGCCCAAATTCAACTGCGACGGGTGGAGAACCTCCTTGCGGATCAAAAAATTCGCCTGCACCTCACCCCGGCAGCGCTAGATCATTTGGTGGCGGTGGGCTTTGATCCAGTCTATGGGGCACGTCCTCTGAAGCGCGCCATTCAACGGGAATTGGAGAATCCCCTCGCCGTGAAGCTCCTTGAAGAGGTCTTTGCACCTGGTGATACAATTTTGGTAGATTTAGTGGATGGTGAGCTGACCTTTAGCGCTGTAAACCGCGCAGGGGCAGGCGATCGCGATACTGTCACCGCCTCCTAA